The DNA sequence ACGTGACCGTTCCCGGCGATCCCGACCAGGCGCTGTGCATCTACACGGTCGAGCCCGGCTCTCCCTCCGAGGCGGCCCTGCGGCTGCTGGCGAGCTGGACCGCGACTCCCCCCACGAGCGCCTCCGCGCCTCCCGCCGCGCCACCCCCTTCGCAAGCGCGTCCATCGGGGGGATCGTCCCGCGACGCTTCCCCCTCCTCGCACCCTTCGTCCCCTTCATCCCGTTCCCCTCGTTCCCCCCATGGAGACAACTGATATGACCACCAGCGTCACCGCCTACGCAGCCCCCGCTCCGAAGGCCCCGCTGGAGAAGACCACCATCGAGCGCCGCGCGCTGCGCGAGCACGATGTGCTGATCGAGATCGCCTACGCCGGTATCTGTCACTCCGACATCCACCAGGCCCGCGAGGAGTGGGGCTCCGCCCTCTTCCCGATGGTGCCCGGCCACGAGATCGCCGGTGTGGTCACCGAGGTCGGCCCGGGTGTGACCAAGTACGCCGTGGGCGACCGGGTCGGCGTGGGCTGCTTCGTCGACTCCTGCCGCGAGTGCGAGAACTGCCTCGCGGGCGAGGAGCAGTACTGCCTCAAGGGGGAGGTGCAGACGTACAACGGCCAGGAGTACGACGGCTCCCCCACCTACGGCGGCTACAGCACCCACGTCGTGGTCGACGAGAACTACGTGCTGCGCATCCCCGAGGGGATCTCGCTGGACGTCGCGGCCCCGCTGCTGTGCGCCGGGATCACCCTGTACTCCCCGCTGGCCCACTGGAACGCCGGCCCCGGCAAGAAGGTCGCCATCGTCGGCCTCGGCGGTCTCGGCCACATGGGCGTGAAGATCGCCCACGCGATGGGTGCCGAGGTGACCGTGCTGAGCCAGTCGCTCCGCAAGAAGGACGACGGGCTGCGGCTGGGCGCCGACCACTTCTACGCCACCAGCGACGAGGCGACCTTCACCGAGCTGGCCGGCACGTTCGACCTGATCGTCAACACCACCTCGGCGAACCTCCCGCTGGACAACTACCTGTCGCTGCTGAAGCTGGACGGCACCCTGGTGCACGTGGGCGCGCCGGAGAACGCCAGCGCCTTCAACCAGTTCTCGCTGATCATGGGCCGCAAGTCGATGGCGGGCTCGAAGATCGGCGGCATCCGGCAGACCCAGGAGATGCTGGACTTCTGCGCCCAGCACGGTCTGGGCGCGGAGATCGAGCTGATCAACGGCGACCAGATCAACGAGGCCTACGACCGTGTCGTGGGCAGCGATGTGCGGTACCGCTTCGTGATCGACATCGCCTCGCTGAAGGCGTGATCGGCCGCTGAAGGCGACTCGGCCGCAAAGGCCGACCCCCAAGCCGAGGCCGTCCGGACCACCCCCGGGTCCGGGCGGCCTCGCCGTATCCTCACCGTCCCAGGGCGTTGTGTTGTGCGCAGAGTCCCGGTCAGCGTGAGGCACCCTCCGGCCACAGCACCCGGACGGGGACGCCGGTCCGCTCGGCGTACGCCACGACGTCCGCCGTGCCGCCGTGTCCCCATGCCGGTTTCCCGTCCCATACGGCAACCACCTCGTCAGCGAGCCCGACGAGGATTTCAGAGCCCGTCATATGCGCCTCGGCGTCGGAGGCGGTCATGCCGGTCTCGTGCACGTCGCTCGCGCGGGACATCAGCGCGTCGTACGTGGAGTGATGCCACTCCGGCAGGCTGTCGCGGTACTCGGTGGCCGGGACGACGATCTCAAGGCGCCCGCCGGCGGACAGCACGGCTTCGGCAAACCATGCGTCGGGGCCGTCCGCGATGCACGAGACCGCCACCAGCTCCGCCGCGTCGTACCCGCTCACCGCATCGGCCAGGAGCGCCCGCACGCGCTCCTCCACCTCTGTGCTCAGTCCGCGGTGACCGGTGATCCCCACCCGCATGTCCGTCCTCCTACAGATGGACCCCGTGCGACCGCTCGTCGAACTCGCGCACCACCTTGGGCGGTGAGCTGGTGGTCAGCGACCGGCGCATGGCGCGCGTCCGTTCGGTGACGCTGCGCACAACCGGCAACGACGCATACGGCTTGAGGCCGGTGCGCAGGTTCCGCAGGTGCTCATCCCCCCGCGCAGAGCTGATCATCTGGTACTCGTCGAGGAACTCGTTCCAGGTGGCACAGGCTGCCTCGACGTGCCGCATGGCCATCTGCCGTTGAGCGATCACCCCAAGGCAGTGCACTCGCCCCTGACGTTCTTGGAGGCTGCGGGCGGCGTTGGAGCGGCGCAGGGCCTTGATGCTGCCCGGCCCGTCCTTGAGTGACCACCTGACGTGCGCCTCATGGAAGTGGAAGGCGGCTTCGTCGTACCCGCCCACGGCATCCCGCCGGTTGTCCGCCTGAGCCAGCGCGGCCTCCGTCTCACGCAAGCGCGTCACAGCGGTGTTCCGGTCGCCGGTCATCGCCGCCGCGGCGGCCTGCTGTCCGCGCAGGAACGCCACCAGACGCGGCCCAGATGCGGGCGCGGCCTCCGCTGCCGCGTCCGCAAGCTCCAACGCCTTCGGCCCGTAGCCGAGGTGGGACGCCTGCAAGGACATGCCTCGCAGGGTCCGGCAGTAGGTGACGTGGTCCTCGCCACTCGCCGCGAGATCGAGCGCGCGCAGGTAGTACTTCTGCCCAAGCCCTTGCTTCATCTCGTACATCGCCATCCAGCCCGTGAGGTACACGAAGTCCGAGACGGCCGCGAGCATGGCCTTGCGCACCTTCTCCGAGGCGTCAGCGCGCAGATAGGCGCCGATGGTGTTCGTGATGAACGCCGCCGCCATCGGCCGAGCGTGACCAGCGCCGATCTCGTCCAGGATCTCGGCGACCTTGTCCGTCATCTTGGTCACGGTCTCAACGTCGCTCATACCGATACGAAGAAGGCCCCCCGCGCCGGCGTGCTTCACACGCTGGTCCGGCTCCCCGGCCAGCTCGTCGTATGTGGGGACCACCAGCGTGGCCCCGTACATAGCCGCGGTCAGCACGCTGCGGCGGGACGGGTCCATATCTGCTCGGCTCAGCGCCATCACTCCCGAAACAGCATCGCGCTCTTCGGCCGGATCGTCCCCCCAGCCGACTTCGGCGGACGTTACCGACCGCCCGGCGAGTCGGGAGAGCGCTTCGAGGATCGCGGGCCGTGCCTGCGGCTTCGGCGTACTGCCGGCGAGCCACTGCGACACGCTCGACTTGTCGTAATGCAGCGTGACCCCGAGTTCTTTTCCGACGGCGTTGGTGCGCCGCGCCAGCTGCGCGTTTCCGATCCCCTCCGTCTGCATCAGGCCCGCGAGAGCCCTGTTCGGCGTGCGTAGTCGTCGTGCCATTCCCACCCCCGAGCTGTGTTCAACCAGTTCAACCGTGCCTCCACTCTGCTCCCTTACCCCGATGCACGCACTGGAGTTGAGTGATTACCGGCCGTTCGGTGATCGAGATCGGGCGGCCGGTTGACGGTCGTACCGGTTTCTTCACCCCAATCCCCAAGAAGGACCGGCGCGGCTTTTCCCCGCCCCCTGACCAAGGCGTGATCGATGACGATGACGGCAAGCAGAGTCCGCGCGACGGGATACCAGGGCTACAGCGAGACCCACCCGCGCACGAAAGAGACGGTGTCCGTGGCGCGCGGCCTGGTCCGCGCGGCGTGCGCCGCGTGGGGTCTCGGCGACGAGACGGCGGAAACCGCCGCGCTGGCGATGTCCGAACTCGTCACCAACGCCGTGAACCACGCCCGGGGGCACAGCCTGCGCGTGATCGTGGACCGCCCGGCGGATGACCGGCTGTACCTGGCGGTCGTGGACATGGCCCCGTCCCGAGTGCCGACGCTGCGCACCCCCGGCGGTGACGACACCGACGGGCGGGGCCTGGTCCTGGTCGACGTTCTTGCCGACCGGTGGGGCTACGACCTGTTGGGCCCCGCACGGCGGCCGAACCGTAAGCGCTGCTGGGCCGAGATGAAGGCGGCCCCCCTCCACATGAACGCCCCTGCCCTGGACCGGGCCCGCCCCTACATGGCGGCCCTCTGCGACGAACTCACTCGGGCCGGCGCCATCCGCACCCGCCCATGGGCCGAAGCGTTCGCCAATGTCCCCCGTCACATGTTCGTCCCCCAGTGGTTCGAGCAGGAGACCGGCGACAAGGGCATCACCGTCTGGCGCGAGCACCGCGCCACCACCGCCGAGGACACCCTCGCCGCCGTCTACCGCGACCAGACGCTCGTGACCGCCCTCGACCCGGCCACCGCCGAGCAGGTCGACGAGACGGCATGGACCGGCGTCCCGACCTCGTCCAGCACTCTGCCAAGCCTCATGGCCGGCATGCTCGAAGATCTCAACGTCGAAGATGGACACCGGATTCTCGAAATCGGCACCGGCACCGGCTACAACGCCGCCCTGTTATGCGCACGCCTCGGGGAACACCTCGTGCACTCCGTCGACGTCGACCCCGCCCTCGTCGAGCCGCACGGCAGCGCCTCACCGACGTCGGACGCACCCCCCAGCTCATCCCGGGCGACGGAACGCAGGGCTACCCCACCGGGGACACGTTCGACCGGATCATCGCCACCTGTTCCGTGCCCGCCATCCCCCAAGCGTGGATCGACCAGAGCAAGCCCGGAACCATCCTGGTCGCCGACGTCGCCCTCGGTATCGAGGGCGGCCTCGTCCGCCTCGCCGTCGACGAGCAACAGCGCGCCCTCGGCCACTTCACCACCACCGCCGGCCGGTTCATGGCGGCCCGCACCGGCGCACGCACCTACGCCCCACCCCCGCGACCTGAGCGGGCGCCGGAAACGGAAACCCGACCCACGGTGGTCACTGCCGAGAACATTCGCGGTAACTACCCCTTCCGCCTGTTGCTCGCCTTCCACCTGCCCGAGGCGGAATTCGTCTACCACGTCGACGACACCACAGGCACCATCGCCATCCAGATTCAGCAGCCCGATGGCTCATGGGCCCGCACACCCCTGACCGGCGCCAACACCGGCACCGTCACCTACGGCGGCGACGCCGGACTCTGGCAGCAGGCCGAGACGGCTTGGCGTTGGTGGAACGACGTCGGCCGCCCGTCGCAGGACCGGTTCGGGTACGCCCGTGAAGCGGACGGAAGCGCTTACGTCTGGCACATCCCCGACGGAACCCGATGGAGTCTCCCCCGCTCAGGAGCCGGGCGAGCATGAAAGGCACCCCATGGGACACCGTCGCGCAGAGGGCTTGCCCTGAGGCGGGGACCTCCCAGGGCCGCCGTCAGAACAGCTTGCCGGGGTTGAGCAGGCCCAGTGGATCGAAGACCTGCTTGATACCGCGCTGCAACTCCACCCCCACCGGGCCCAGTTCGCGTGCCAGCCACTCCCGTTTGAGGACGCCCACGCCGTGCTCACCGGTGATGGTGCCGCCCAGCTCCAGGCCCAGCGCCATGATCTCGTCGAAGGACTCCCGGGCGCGGCGGGACTCGTCGGGGTCGCTCGCGTCGAAGCACACCGTGGGATGGGTGTTGCCGTCCCCGGCGTGGGCGACGACGCCGACGGTGAGGCCGTACTTCGCGGCGATGGCGGCCGTACCGTCGATCATCTCGGCGAGCCGGGAGCGGGGCACACAGACGTCGTCGATCATGGTGACGCCCTTGACCGCCTCCAGCGCCGGAAGCGTCATCCGGCGGGCCTGGAGCAGCATGTCGGACTCGGCGGCGTCCTCGGCCGGGACCACCTCCGTGGCGCCGGCCGCCGTGCACAGCTCGGCGACGGCGGCGAGGTCGGCGGCCGGGTCCGGGGTGTCGAAGGCCGCCATCAGCAGGGCCTCGGTGGACTCCGGGAGGCCCATGTTCCCCATCGTGTTGACCGCGCGGACGCTGGTGCGGTCCATCAGCTCCAGCAGTGCGGGGGTGTGGCCACGTTCCATGATCCGGCAGATGGCGTCGCAGGCGGACGTGGTGGAGGGGAACTCGGCGGCGAGGACCA is a window from the Streptomyces luomodiensis genome containing:
- a CDS encoding FAD-binding oxidoreductase, with the protein product MTDLIELLREGLPAEAVLTDPDVTGAYAHDMASFCEAGAPAVVVLPRTVEQVRHVCRTATALRVPVVPQGARTGLSGAANASDGCIVLSLVKMDRILEINPVDRIAVVEPGVINADLSRAVLEKGLYYPPDPSSWEQCTIGGNIGTASGGLCCVKYGVTAEYVLGLDVVLADGRLLRTGRRTAKGVAGYDLTRLFVGSEGSLGIVVGAVLALKPAPPEQLVLAAEFPSTTSACDAICRIMERGHTPALLELMDRTSVRAVNTMGNMGLPESTEALLMAAFDTPDPAADLAAVAELCTAAGATEVVPAEDAAESDMLLQARRMTLPALEAVKGVTMIDDVCVPRSRLAEMIDGTAAIAAKYGLTVGVVAHAGDGNTHPTVCFDASDPDESRRARESFDEIMALGLELGGTITGEHGVGVLKREWLARELGPVGVELQRGIKQVFDPLGLLNPGKLF
- a CDS encoding NAD(P)-dependent alcohol dehydrogenase, producing the protein MTTSVTAYAAPAPKAPLEKTTIERRALREHDVLIEIAYAGICHSDIHQAREEWGSALFPMVPGHEIAGVVTEVGPGVTKYAVGDRVGVGCFVDSCRECENCLAGEEQYCLKGEVQTYNGQEYDGSPTYGGYSTHVVVDENYVLRIPEGISLDVAAPLLCAGITLYSPLAHWNAGPGKKVAIVGLGGLGHMGVKIAHAMGAEVTVLSQSLRKKDDGLRLGADHFYATSDEATFTELAGTFDLIVNTTSANLPLDNYLSLLKLDGTLVHVGAPENASAFNQFSLIMGRKSMAGSKIGGIRQTQEMLDFCAQHGLGAEIELINGDQINEAYDRVVGSDVRYRFVIDIASLKA